A DNA window from Dama dama isolate Ldn47 chromosome 19, ASM3311817v1, whole genome shotgun sequence contains the following coding sequences:
- the NCBP2AS2 gene encoding protein NCBP2AS2, whose amino-acid sequence MVLRRLLAALLHSPQLVERLSESRPIRRAAQLTAFALLQAQLRGQDAARRLRAIAAGPAGSLGRRAARFRDTFTQELRRGLRERPRPPSGSQKGPGANS is encoded by the coding sequence ATGGTTCTGCGGCGGCTGCTGGCCGCCCTCCTGCACAGCCCGCAGCTGGTGGAGCGTCTCTCAGAGTCTCGGCCCATCAGGCGTGCAGCACAGCTCACCGCCTTTGCGCTGCTTCAGGCCCAGCTACGCGGCCAGGACGCGGCCCGGCGCCTGCGAGCCATCGCGGCTGGGCCCGCTGGTTCCCTGGGCCGCCGCGCTGCCCGTTTCAGAGACACCTTCACTCAGGAGCTACGCCGGGGCCTCCGGGAACGCCCACGGCCACCATCAGGTAGCCAGAAAGGCCCGGGAGCAAACTCCTAA
- the NCBP2 gene encoding nuclear cap-binding protein subunit 2 isoform X2: MSGGLLKALRSDSYVELSQYRDQHFRGDNEEQEKLLKKSCTLYVGNLSFYTTEEQIYELFSKSGDIKKIIMGLDKMKKTACGFCFVEYYSRADAENAMRYINGTRLDDRIIRTDWDAGFKEGRQYGRGRSGGQVRDEYRQDYDAGRGGYGKLAQNQ, translated from the exons ATGTCGGGTGGCCTCCTGAAGGCGCTGCGCAGCGACTCCTACGTCGAGCTGAGCCAGTACCGGGACCAGCACTTCCGG GGTGacaatgaagaacaggaaaaattaCTGAAGAAAAGCTGTACATTGTATGTTGGAAATCTTTCCTTTTATACAACGGAAGAACAAATCTATGAGCTCTTCAGCAAAAGTGGTGACATAAAGAAAATCATCATGGGCCTGGATAAAATGAAGAAGACAGCATGTGGGTTCTGCTTTGTGGA ATACTATTCAAGAGCAGATGCAGAAAATGCCATGCGGTATATAAACGGAACTCGTCTGGATGACCGGATCATTCGTACAGACTGGGATGCAGGCTTTAAGGAGGGCAGGCAGTATGGCCGTGGGCGTTCCGGGGGCCAG GTACGAGATGAATATCGTCAGGACTATGATGCTGGAAGAGGTGGCTATGGAAAACTGGCCCAAAACCAGTGA
- the NCBP2 gene encoding nuclear cap-binding protein subunit 2 isoform X1 produces MSGGLLKALRSDSYVELSQYRDQHFRGDNEEQEKLLKKSCTLYVGNLSFYTTEEQIYELFSKSGDIKKIIMGLDKMKKTACGFCFVEYYSRADAENAMRYINGTRLDDRIIRTDWDAGFKEGRQYGRGRSGGQVRDEYRQDYDAGRGGYGKLAQNQS; encoded by the exons ATGTCGGGTGGCCTCCTGAAGGCGCTGCGCAGCGACTCCTACGTCGAGCTGAGCCAGTACCGGGACCAGCACTTCCGG GGTGacaatgaagaacaggaaaaattaCTGAAGAAAAGCTGTACATTGTATGTTGGAAATCTTTCCTTTTATACAACGGAAGAACAAATCTATGAGCTCTTCAGCAAAAGTGGTGACATAAAGAAAATCATCATGGGCCTGGATAAAATGAAGAAGACAGCATGTGGGTTCTGCTTTGTGGA ATACTATTCAAGAGCAGATGCAGAAAATGCCATGCGGTATATAAACGGAACTCGTCTGGATGACCGGATCATTCGTACAGACTGGGATGCAGGCTTTAAGGAGGGCAGGCAGTATGGCCGTGGGCGTTCCGGGGGCCAG GTACGAGATGAATATCGTCAGGACTATGATGCTGGAAGAGGTGGCTATGGAAAACTGGCCCAAAACCA gTCGTga
- the PIGZ gene encoding GPI mannosyltransferase 4, which yields METAARVLWGSLGLLRLVWCLLPQTGYVHPDEFFQSPEVMAEDVLGVEAARPWEFHPSSACRTVVFPLLTSGSAFWLVRLWEEWGPWPGVVSGYVLLVGPRLLLTALSFALDLAVYHLAPAWGAERWNALLLLSGSYVTLVFYTRTFSNAIEGLLFAWLLVLVSPGVPRSCTPRKPAPGPRWHGWLLGGLVVAGFFNRPTFLAFALVPLFLWGTCGATDPSFKSLTQQALVLLPGAILTAVAFVAADSWYFSSPSRPSTLVLTPVNFLHYNLDPVNLARHGTHVRLTHLAVNGFLLFGALHAHTLRAAWQQLQAGLRAFAQMGFPRALGAWSPRPSPRSLLLLFYFMPLALLSAFSHQEARFLIPLLVPLVLLCSLQTQLAPYRGTLALFNILGALFFGCLHQGGLVPGLGHLERVVHAPEPLRVPTHFTLVFTHTYMPPRHLLHLPGLGLSVDVVDMGGAEDGVLCQALKNFTRHPSCQVAGGPWFCRLFVVTPGTSRPAVRKCRFPLRSETLIFPHLTLEDPPALSSLLSSAWRDHLSLHILELGEKPDNMTQKPLPKTAPGEGPIPPLSVGWTGTEP from the exons ATGGAAACGGCAGCCAGGGTGCTGTGGGGCAGCCTTGGCCTGCTCCGCCTGGTGTGGTGTCTCCTTCCACAGACAGGCTACGTGCACCCAGATGAGTTCTTCCAGTCTCCCGAGGTCATGGCAG AGGACGTCCTGGGCGTCGAGGCCGCCCGGCCCTGGGAGTTTCACCCCAGCAGTGCCTGCCGCACGGTGGTCTTCCCACTGCTGACCTCTGGCTCTGCCTTCTGGCTCGTCAGGCTCTGGGAAGAGTGGGGTCCATGGCCGGGCGTGGTGAGTGGCTACGTGCTGCTGGTGGGGCCCCGACTCCTCCTCACCGCCCTCTCCTTTGCCCTGGACCTGGCCGTGTACCACCTGGCTCCAGCCTGGGGGGCGGAGCGCTGGAACGCCCTGCTCCTGCTGTCGGGTTCCTACGTCACCCTGGTCTTCTACACAAGGACCTTCTCCAACGCCATTGAGGGACTGCTCTTCGCCTGGCTGCTGGTACTGGTGTCCCCTGGGGTGCCCAGGAGCTGCACACCCAGGAAGCCCGCTCCAGGCCCGCGGTGGCATGGCTGGCTTCTTGGGGGCCTCGTGGTGGCTGGCTTCTTCAACCGGCCCACCTTTCTGGCCTTTGCTCTGGTCCCCCTCTTCCTCTGGGGCACTTGCGGAGCCACAGATCCCAGCTTCAAGTCGTTGACCCAGCAAGCCCTGGTGCTGCTCCCGGGGGCAATCCTCACTGCAGTGGCATTTGTGGCTGCGGACAGCTGGTACTTCTCCAGTCCATCTAGACCCAGCACCCTTGTCCTTACGCCTGTCAACTTCTTGCACTACAACCTGGATCCAGTGAACCTGGCAAGGCATGGCACACACGTGAGGCTCACTCACCTGGCTGTCAACGGCTTCCTGCTCTTTGGGGCGCTGCACGCCCACACCCTGCGGGCCGCGTGGCAGCAGCTGCAGGCTGGCCTGCGGGCCTTCGCCCAGATGGGCTTCCCAAGGGCGCTGGGAGCCTGGAGCCCGCGGCCCAGCCCCAGGTCTCTCCTCCTACTCTTCTACTTCATGCCCCTCGCCCTCCTGTCTGCCTTTAGCCACCAGGAGGCTCGCTTCCTGATTCCCCTCCTGGTGCCCCTTGTCCTGCTCTGTAGTCTGCAGACCCAGCTGGCCCCCTACAGGGGCACCCTGGCCCTCTTCAACATCCTGGGTGCCCTCTTCTTCGGCTGTCTGCACCAGGGGGGCCTCGTGCCTGGCCTGGGGCACCTGGAGCGGGTGGTTCATGCCCCTGAGCCCTTGCGTGTACCCACCCACTTCACACTCGTCTTCACCCACACCTACATGCCCCCCCGGCACCTCCTGCATCTCCCGGGCTTGGGCTTGTCAGTGGATGTGGTGGACATGGGCGGGGCTGAGGACGGGGTCCTGTGCCAAGCCCTGAAAAACTTCACCAGACACCCATCCTGCCAAGTGGCTGGGGGGCCGTGGTTCTGCCGCCTGTTTGTGGTGACCCCTGGCACCAGCAGGCCGGCCGTGAGGAAGTGCCGCTTCCCACTCAGGAGTGAGACGCTCATCTTTCCCCACCTGACCCTGGAGGACCCACCAGCCCTGTCCTCCCTGCTGAGCAGTGCTTGGAGGGACCATCTCAGCCTTCATATCCTGGAGCTGGGGGAGAAGCCTGACAATATGACACAGAAGCCACTGCCCAAGACAGCCCCAGGTGAGGGCCCCATTCCACCTCTAAGTGTTGGCTGGACTGGGACAGAGCCCtga